In Lotus japonicus ecotype B-129 chromosome 5, LjGifu_v1.2, one genomic interval encodes:
- the LOC130718932 gene encoding solute carrier family 40 member 3, chloroplastic, which yields MAIASATLSFHFCRFSIHQAHSLSLRSSTRIRHRFPSCRRLNLSYPSASHRFACFSSKCSITNTDVQLDHVTTNEDQCEGVVSSMVESECAVVPVKLQPDIMDTESLNILSEATFVDTLLTALPVLSEEEQHVLAATPAHPAGLYAFYTSCVAANFVEQLWNFAWPSAIALIHPSLLPVAVVGFFTKVAIIVGGPLVGKVMDHLPRVSSYNFLTIIQATAQLLSAMMIIHAHSVPPTSVSTLLLRPWFVILVSAGAIDRLCGIALGVANERDWVVLLAGVNRPIALAQANAVLNRIDLLCEIAGALLFGVLLSKFHPVTCLKIASGLMMGLLPVSIVLTCLANKLSTGVLDRPKPSQTCCRTFSEDSAPDADSIVVKGLDAIKLGWKEYLGQPVLPASLAWVLLYFNVVLTPGSLMTAYLTQRGLHPSIIGGFSGMCAFMGVAATFVSSTLVKKFGILKAGAVGLVFQAFLLSLAVAVYWSGSVSLQSPLLIFLFLIIMSRLGHMSYDVVAAQILQTGIPSSKANLIGTTEVAVASLAESIMLGVAIIANDPSHFGCLAMLSLLSVVGAALMFCRWLMNPTDEQRRLFSYDPQF from the exons ATGGCTATTGCTTCGGCCACCCTCTCTTTCCATTTTTGTAGATTCTCCATTCATCAAGCTCATTCGTTGTCGTTGCGGAGTTCCACTCGAATACGCCATCGCTTCCCTTCTTGTAGAAGGTTGAACCTGAGTTACCCTTCTGCTTCTCATAG ATTTGCTTGTTTTAGTTCCAAATGTTCAATAACAAATACTGATGTACAATTGGACCATGTCACCACCAATGAGGATCAGTGTGAGGGAGTGGTGTCATCTATGGTTGAATCTGAATGTGCGGTGGTGCCGGTTAAACTCCAACCTGATATTATGGATACTGAGTCCTTGAACATACTCTCTGAAGCAACATTTGTAGATACTCTCTTGACAGCATTACCT GTTTTGTCTGAAGAGGAGCAACATGTCCTTGCTGCTACTCCAGCCCACCCAGCTGGGTTATATG ctTTCTATACTAGTTGTGTAGCTGCAAATTTTGTGGAGCAGCTTTGGAATTTTGCTTGGCCTTCTGCCATTGCTTTGATTCATCCAAGCCTTTTGCCTGTTGCTGTGGTGGGTTTCTTCACCAAAGTGGCTATAATTGTTGGAGGTCCCTTGGTTGGAAAAGTTATGGACCATTTGCCCAGAGTGTCTTCATATAATTTCTTAACTATCATTCAGGCAA CTGCTCAATTGCTATCTGCAATGATGATCATCCATGCCCATTCGGTGCCTCCTACTTCGGTGTCCACTCTGCTTCTGCGTCCATGGTTTGTAATATTGGTTTCAGCCGGGGCTATTGATAGGCTATGTGGTATAGCTTTAGGAGTTGCAAACGAGCGTGACTGGGTTGTGTTG CTGGCTGGAGTGAATAGACCGATTGCACTTGCACAGGCAAATGCTGTTCTAAATCGAATTGATCTCCTATGCGAg ATAGCTGGGGCATTGCTGTTCGGAGTCCTTCTTTCAAAATTTCATCCTGTAACCTGCTTGAAAATTGCTTCTGGCTTAATGATGGGGTTACTGCCTGTTTCT ATTGTTTTAACATGTTTAGCCAACAAGCTTTCCACTGGTGTTCTTGACCGGCCTAAACCATCACAAACCTGTTGCAGAACATTCAGTGAAGATTCTGCACCAGATGCTGACAGTATAG TGGTTAAAGGTCTGGATGCTATCAAGCTCGGCTGGAAGGAGTATCTGGGTCAGCCAGTTCTTCCGGCTAGTCTTGCGTGGGTGCTCCTCTACTTCAATGTTGTTCTTACGCCAGGCAGTTTGATGACAGCATATTTAACCCAGCGTG GCTTGCATCCATCTATTATTGGAGGATTCAGTGGAATGTGTGCTTTTATGGGTGTTGCAGCAACATTTGTGTCCTCAACTCTGGTCAAGAAATTTGGCATTTTGAAG GCTGGGGCAGTTGGGTTGGTGTTTCAAGCTTTCCTTCTCAGCTTGGCTGTTGCTGTATATTGGAGTGGATCAGTATCTCTCCAGAGCCCTCTTCTTATATTCTTGTTTCTGATT ATTATGTCACGGTTGGGACACATGTCATATGATGTCGTAGCGGCACAGATTCTCCAAACAGGGATCCCGTCATCCAAAGCAAATCTCATTGGGACAACAGAGGTTGCTGTCGCAAGTTTAGCAGAGTCTATAATGCTTGGTGTTGCCATAATTGCAAATGATCCTTCTCATTTTGGATGTTTGGCAATGTTGTCTCTTCTATCAGTGGTTGGCGCAGCATTGATGTTCTGCAGATGGTTGATGAATCCCACCGATGAACAAAGAAGACTTTTTTCTTATGATCCTCAGTTTTGA
- the LOC130719793 gene encoding serpin-ZX-like — protein sequence MEQKSIRCQEDVALSITKHLFSKQDYQRKNLIFSPISLHVALSIMASGSAGRTLDELLSFLQFDSIDHLNTFFSQLISAVFSNTVAPSHHLSFVNGMWADESLSLSKSFKQHVVRHYKATLKSVDFKTKGDQVCHEVNSWVEKETNGLITKLLPPKTLSESIALIFANALCFKGAWKRKFTKTFDSNFHLPNGTSVKVPYMTTKNKEQFISIFDGFKILRLSYKQGRDKTRRFSMYIFLPDTKDGLPALIEKLASETGFLEGKLPRRKVRARKFMIPKFKISFAFEACPVLKELGVVSPFSRHADFTKMVEVNSPSNKLYVGSIFHKTFVEVNERGTEAGAGTLVRVFKSLNPEDFTGIDFAADHPFLFMIQEDFTGTILFIGQVLHPLDGAVTSVKEELRTKDFAFPFGKAVKLNFCDSEPEESGEEDEGDDEDDMPEVPPKRKKSSKDD from the exons ATGGAACAAAAATCAATTAGGTGCCAAGAAGATGTTGCCCTCAGCATCACAAAGCATTTATTCTCAAAACAAGATTATCAACGGAAGAATCTCATCTTTTCGCCCATCTCCCTCCATGTTGCTCTTAGCATCATGGCCTCTGGTTCAGCCGGCCGCACACTCGACGAGCTTCTTTCCTTCCTCCAATTTGACTCTATCGACCATCTTAACACCTTCTTCTCTCAGCTTATCTCCGCAGTGTTCTCCAACACCGTTGCTCCTTCACATCATCTATCTTTTGTTAATGGAATGTGGGCGGATGAATCGCTTTCCCTTTCCAAGTCTTTTAAACAACATGTGGTCCGTCATTACAAGGCAACTCTAAAATCAGTTGATTTTAAGACCAAG GGTGACCAAGTGTGCCATGAAGTGAATTCGTGGGTTGAAAAAGAGACAAATGGCCTTATTACAAAGCTTCTTCCTCCCAAGACACTAAGCGAGTCAATTGCGCTTATCTTTGCAAATGCATTGTGCTTCAAGGGTGCATGGAAACGCAAGTTTACTAAAACATTCGATAGTAATTTTCACCTCCCTAACGGCACTTCCGTCAAGGTTCCCTACATGACAACCAAGAACAAGGAGCAGTTTATTAGCATTTTTGATGGTTTCAAAATTCTCCGTCTTTCTTATAAACAAGGTAGAGATAAAACTCGTCGGTTCTCCATGTACATTTTTCTTCCAGACACAAAAGATGGACTGCCAGCTTTAATTGAAAAGTTGGCTTCAGAAACTGGATTCTTGGAAGGGAAGCTTCCTCGGCGAAAAGTGCGAGCACGTAAGTTTATGATTCCAAAATTCAAGATTTCTTTTGCATTTGAAGCTTGCCCTGTGCTGAAGGAATTGGGAGTTGTTTCACCTTTCTCTCGGCATGCGGATTTTACAAAAATGGTGGAGGTAAACTCTCCTTCGAATAAATTATATGTGGGAAGCATATTTCACAAAACTTTTGTTGAGGTAAATGAAAGAGGCACTGAAGCTGGAGCGGGCACCCTTGTGCGGGTATTCAAAAGTCTTAATCCTGAAGATTTTACTGGTATAGACTTTGCAGCTGACCACCCTTTCCTCTTCATGATCCAAGAAGATTTTACCGGAACAATCCTCTTTATTGGGCAGGTGCTCCATCCTCTTGATGGAGCAGTCACATCCGTGAAG GAGGAATTGAGAACAAAAGACTTTGCCTTCCCTTTTGGCAAGGCTGTGAAGTTAAACTTCTGTGATTCTGAACCGGAGGAGAGTGGggaggaagatgaaggtgaTGACGAAGATGATATGCCTGAGGTTCCACCAAAGAGAAAGAAGTCAAGTAAAGATGATTGA
- the LOC130719794 gene encoding high mobility group B protein 10-like has product MQCKEKFDSEESFYTKLIEFLEYYSGLTLIFNVRETLLDLYLFYLEVTTRGGYHQVGRDKKWGEVVSALKLEGNNAKLSAQVEMLYAYLLYDFEQMYFFQCPAKQASTKG; this is encoded by the exons ATGCAATGCAAGGAGAAATTTGACTCGGAGGAGAGCTTCTACACCAAACTCATTGAGTTCTTGGAGTACTATTCTGGACTTACTCTAAT TTTCAATGTCCGAGAAACATTGTTGGACTTGTACCTGTTTTACTTGGAGGTCACCACAAGAGGAGGATATCACCAG GTTGGTCGAGATAAGAAATGGGGTGAAGTTGTCTCTGCACTGAAATTGGAAGGCAACAATGCAAAGTTATCTGCTCAAGTTGAAATGCTCTATGCATATCTTCTTTATGATTTCGAGCAAATGTACTTCTTCCAGTGTCCAGCAAAGCAAGCCAGCACCAAAGGTTAA
- the LOC130721155 gene encoding uncharacterized protein LOC130721155 has product MNNFGFQVTAEAGEQPVLLPAAPSNNKEMKKRKGAPVGQRNAYQIFLKKECARLRACREASLDGTNIRRKATDAWKNMSEIEKQPYVDESKKSKEKYKEEANEAMITNNKQPSVEDVKEENRTSFCGDYRVTSQPEADNSLVNAQLGITLKMAVEVPKESLEEWDTYLSLDLPTGESK; this is encoded by the exons ATGAATAACTTTGGATTCCAAGTTACAGCAGAGGCGGGAGAACAGCCGGTGCTTCTACCGGCGGCACCCTCAAATAACAAAGAAATGAAGAAGCGCAAAGGTGCTCCAGTGGGACAAAGGAATGCATATCAGATATTCCTCAAGAAGGAGTGTGCTCGATTGAGAGCTTGTCGTGAGGCCTCCTTAGATGGCACAAATATCCGACGCAAGGCTACTGATGCATGGAAGAACATGTCTGAGATTGAGAAACAG CCATATGTGGATGAAAGCAAGAAGAGCAAGGAAAAATATAAGGAGgaagcaaatgaagcaatgaTCACTAACAATAAGCAGCCGAGCGTGGAAGATGTCAAGGAAGAAAACAGGACTAGTTTCTGTGGTGATTATCGCGTAACATCACAACCTGAGGCAGATAACTCACTTGTCAATGCACAACTTGGCATAACTCTTAAAATGGCTGTAGAAGTACCCAAGGAGTCCTTAGAGGAATGGGATACTTATTTGTCACTAGATTTACCAACTGGTGAATCCAAGTAA
- the LOC130721330 gene encoding pentatricopeptide repeat-containing protein At5g66520-like, which translates to MSTTATNFPSGLKPIELSSDQAPSSKLSQKTVLDILNKKCFHSLQHLKQAHAIILKTAHFHDHFVSGTLLKCYANPNFNNFTLATKVFDCIPRPNVFVCNIYLKGSIENGEPHKAISCYHKMMVLNSRPNKFTYPTLFKACAVTGSVKEGVQFHAFVVKQGLTGDVHIKSAGIQMYASFGLFREARKMLDESGKTQTDVICWNAMIDGYLKCGEVEAANEVFVNMPDKNVGSWNAMISGLARCGMIENARTLFDEMGERDEISWSAIIDGYIKQRCFKEALEVFHQMQREKIKPSRHLLPSMLTVCANVGSLDQGRWIHSFVERNSIQVDAVLGTALIDMYVKCGRLDMAWEVFEKMKVREVSTWNAMIGGLAIHGRAEDAMKLFTKMNGEKRKPNGVTFVGVLNACAHAGMVERGLGLFNSMKRVYEIEPEMEHFGCVVDLLGRAGLVEEAEKFIESMPVKPNVAVWGALLNACRIHGNVELGERVGWILLDMEPRNSGRYALLSNIYAKAGRWDDVARVRKLMKERGIETVPGSSMMDMGGKVHEFKMGDSSHPQMKEIYLMLEKMMDKLQIEGYSPNTSMVSYDIEEEEKETVLKQHSEKIALAFGLLHAKPGTTLHIVKNLRVCADCHSAFKLVSKIYGHNIIMRDRVRYHHFKNGMCSCKDFW; encoded by the coding sequence ATGAGCACCACAGCCACAAATTTCCCCTCTGGTCTCAAACCAATTGAGCTCTCATCAGACCAAGCTCCTTCATCAAAACTCTCACAGAAAACAGTTCTAGACATCCTGAACAAGAAATGTTTTCATTCCCTTCAACATCTCAAGCAGGCTCATGCTATCATATTGAAAACTGCTCATTTTCATGACCATTTTGTATCTGGCACCTTACTCAAGTGCTATGCAAATCCCAATTTCAATAACTTTACCTTGGCAACCAAAGTCTTTGATTGCATCCCAAGGCCCAATGTTTTTGTGTGTAACATATATCTCAAAGGGAGCATAGAGAATGGGGAGCCACACAAGGCTATATCATGTTATCATAAGATGATGGTGCTGAACTCTAGGCCTAACAAGTTCACTTACCCTACTTTATTCAAGGCTTGTGCTGTTACAGGTTCTGTCAAAGAAGGGGTTCAGTTCCATGCTTTTGTGGTGAAACAAGGGCTTACTGGGGATGTCCACATCAAGAGTGCTGGAATTCAAATGTATGCTTCATTTGGACTTTTTAGAGAAGCAAGAAAAATGCTTGATGAGAGTGGTAAAACTCAAACTGATGTCATTTGTTGGAATGCAATGATTGATGGGTACTTGAAGTGTGGAGAAGTGGAAGCTGCAAATGAGGTGTTTGTCAATATGCCTGACAAGAATGTTGGATCCTGGAATGCAATGATAAGTGGGTTGGCTAGGTGTGGGATGATTGAGAATGCAAGGACTTTATTTGATGAAATGGGTGAGAGGGATGAGATATCTTGGAGTGCAATCATTGATGGCTACATCAAACAAAGGTGCTTCAAGGAGGCATTGGAAGTTTTTCACCAAATGCAGAGAGAAAAGATAAAGCCAAGTAGGCATCTATTACCAAGCATGCTAACTGTTTGTGCAAATGTGGGGTCTCTGGATCAAGGTAGATGGATTCATTCATTTGTGGAAAGGAACTCTATTCAGGTGGATGCAGTGTTAGGGACTGCTTTGATTGACATGTATGTTAAATGCGGGCGTCTCGACATGGCATGGGAGGTGTTTGAGAAAATGAAAGTGAGAGAAGTCTCCACTTGGAATGCTATGATTGGAGGACTTGCTATCCATGGCCGAGCAGAGGATGCAATGAAGCTCTTCACCAAGATGAATGGGGAGAAGCGGAAACCAAATGGTGTCACATTTGTGGGGGTTCTGAATGCATGTGCACATGCTGGAATGGTTGAAAGAGGTCTTGGATTGTTCAATTCAATGAAGAGAGTGTATGAGATTGAGCCTGAGATGGAGCATTTTGGGTGTGTGGTTGATCTTCTGGGAAGGGCTGGACTTGTGGAGGAAGCAGAGAAGTTTATAGAATCTATGCCAGTGAAGCCAAATGTAGCTGTTTGGGGAGCACTTTTAAATGCATGCAGGATACATGGAAATGTTGAGCTAGGAGAAAGAGTGGGGTGGATTTTACTTGATATGGAGCCTCGAAACAGTGGTCGCTATGCATTGTTATCAAACATCTATGCAAAAGCAGGAAGATGGGATGATGTTGCTAGAGTTAGAAAGTTGATGAAAGAAAGAGGAATTGAAACTGTTCCTGGAAGTAGCATGATGGATATGGGTGGTAAAGTTCATGAATTCAAAATGGGAGATAGTTCACACCCTCAAATGAAAGAAATATATCTCATGTTGGAAAAGATGATGGATAAGCTGCAGATAGAAGGCTATTCACCAAATACATCCATGGTGTCCTATGAcattgaagaggaagaaaaGGAAACTGTGCTTAAGCAGCATAGTGAAAAGATTGCACTTGCTTTTGGACTTCTTCATGCAAAACCAGGAACAACTCTGCACATTGTGAAAAATTTAAGGGTTTGTGCGGATTGTCATTCTGCATTCAAGCTAGTTTCTAAAATTTATGGTCACAATATTATTATGAGAGACCGTGTGCGGTATCATCATTTCAAAAATGGAATGTGTTCATGCAAGGATTTTTGGTAA
- the LOC130718858 gene encoding transcription factor bHLH149 — MDSLQPNTITDSETSPDSNHKKRRKITHPQNPLNLMPWRSNADQQIYSLRLANALRRIPRPAAQIRDTADRVLAATAKGRTRWSRAILTRRKKLRIKKVKRAASGLRRAAIGRRKRLPAVQKKARVLGRLVPGCRKVSFPNLLEEATDYISALEMQVRAMAALAELLSGGAPAAHVLT, encoded by the coding sequence ATGGATTCTCTTCAACCAAACACGATAACAGATTCCGAAACCTCCCCTGATTCCAATCACAAAAAACGCCGCAAAATCACCCACCCTCAAAACCCCCTCAATCTCATGCCCTGGCGATCCAACGCCGACCAGCAGATCTACTCCCTCCGCCTCGCCAACGCCCTCCGCCGCATCCCCAGACCCGCCGCGCAAATCCGCGACACCGCCGACCGCGTCCTCGCCGCCACCGCCAAAGGCAGGACGCGTTGGAGCCGCGCGATTCTCACCCGCCGGAAGAAGCTCCGCATCAAGAAGGTCAAGCGAGCCGCCTCCGGATTGAGAAGAGCGGCGATCGGGAGGAGGAAGCGGTTACCGGCTGTGCAGAAGAAAGCGCGCGTTCTCGGCCGGTTGGTTCCTGGTTGTCGGAAGGTGTCGTTCCCGAACCTTCTGGAAGAAGCCACCGACTATATCTCCGCCTTGGAGATGCAGGTTCGAGCCATGGCTGCTCTCGCTGAGCTTCTCTCCGGTGGCGCGCCGGCGGCTCATGTGTTGACTTGA